In candidate division WOR-3 bacterium, the following are encoded in one genomic region:
- the trxB gene encoding thioredoxin-disulfide reductase, producing the protein MADPEILIVGAGPAGLTAGIYAARAGHSTLILEKELVGGQMNKTATVENYPGFAQPVNTLELVQNMDAQARRFGCAIETGEATSLKLNGTQIELETTIGTIRPQALIICAGTEPRKLGLEMETELTGRGISYCAICDGPLYKDREVAVVGGGDSALEEADYLTRFCSRVHLIHRRDQFRAAKIVEERVRSNPKIVLHLSRVVSRIHGTRQLEGLTLTDLKTGTSIDLPVAGLFIYVGLIPGTGWCQGAILLDEAGFIITDEKMQTATPGIFAAGDIRKKTVRQIATAVGDGAIAAQSAHEFLSHSR; encoded by the coding sequence ATGGCTGATCCCGAAATCCTGATCGTCGGTGCCGGTCCTGCCGGACTGACCGCGGGCATCTATGCTGCCCGCGCAGGCCATTCCACCCTCATTCTGGAAAAGGAGCTGGTCGGCGGTCAGATGAACAAGACCGCCACGGTGGAGAACTATCCCGGCTTTGCCCAGCCGGTCAATACCCTAGAACTGGTCCAGAACATGGATGCCCAGGCGCGCCGGTTCGGCTGTGCGATCGAAACCGGCGAAGCCACAAGCCTGAAACTCAACGGCACCCAGATTGAGCTCGAAACCACAATCGGGACAATTCGGCCTCAGGCACTCATCATCTGCGCCGGCACCGAACCCCGGAAACTGGGACTGGAAATGGAAACTGAGCTCACTGGCAGAGGCATATCCTACTGTGCGATCTGCGACGGTCCGCTCTACAAGGACCGGGAGGTAGCGGTGGTCGGCGGCGGAGACTCGGCGCTGGAGGAGGCGGACTACCTGACCCGCTTCTGCTCCCGGGTTCATCTGATTCACCGCCGGGACCAGTTCCGGGCGGCAAAGATTGTTGAGGAGCGGGTCCGGAGTAACCCGAAGATTGTCCTCCACCTTTCCCGGGTGGTGAGCCGGATTCACGGCACCCGCCAGCTTGAGGGGCTGACCCTGACCGACCTCAAGACCGGCACCAGCATTGACCTGCCGGTTGCCGGGCTGTTCATCTATGTCGGGCTGATCCCCGGCACCGGCTGGTGTCAGGGTGCGATTCTGCTGGATGAGGCGGGTTTCATCATCACCGATGAAAAAATGCAGACCGCTACCCCGGGCATCTTTGCCGCCGGCGACATCCGGAAGAAGACCGTCCGGCAGATTGCGACCGCGGTCGGAGACGGTGCCATTGCCGCCCAGTCCGCTCACGAATTTCTCAGCCACAGCCGGTAA
- the argF gene encoding ornithine carbamoyltransferase: MKKDLTSIADLSKQEILDLLHEAGALKAEISRQGIIPIARGKMGVLIFEKPSLRTRVTFERALHQLGATSTYLSPADVGLGVRESVPDVARNLSRWVNCIIARVFEHEKITQLAENATIPVINALSDLEHPCQILADLLTIVDHRGSLDNVTVAWTGDGNNVCHSLMLAAATVGFNLNVATPKGFEPAPAITEQTRKLSEKSGAKIRLTYDPCEAVTGADFIYTDVWASMGQENEAEQRRQIFRPYQVNRQLLSRAKPETKVLHCLPAHRGEEITDEVLDGPQSVVLDQAENRLHIQRAILARLLKNG, translated from the coding sequence ATGAAAAAGGATCTGACCTCAATTGCCGATTTAAGTAAACAGGAGATTCTGGACCTGCTGCACGAAGCAGGTGCACTCAAGGCGGAGATCAGCCGTCAGGGGATTATTCCCATCGCCCGGGGCAAGATGGGTGTCCTGATCTTTGAAAAGCCCAGCCTGCGCACCCGGGTCACCTTTGAGCGGGCGCTCCATCAGCTCGGTGCAACCAGCACCTATCTCAGCCCCGCGGATGTCGGCCTCGGGGTCCGGGAGAGCGTCCCGGATGTCGCCCGTAACCTCTCCCGCTGGGTGAACTGCATCATCGCCCGGGTGTTTGAGCATGAGAAGATCACCCAGCTCGCCGAAAACGCCACCATTCCGGTCATCAACGCCTTAAGCGATCTCGAACACCCCTGCCAGATTCTCGCCGACCTGCTGACGATTGTTGACCACCGCGGTTCGCTCGACAACGTCACCGTCGCCTGGACCGGTGACGGCAACAATGTCTGTCACTCGCTGATGCTTGCTGCCGCCACGGTCGGCTTCAACCTCAATGTTGCCACGCCCAAGGGGTTTGAACCCGCACCTGCCATCACTGAGCAGACAAGAAAACTTTCTGAAAAGAGCGGGGCGAAAATCCGTCTTACCTACGACCCGTGTGAAGCGGTTACCGGGGCTGATTTCATCTACACCGATGTCTGGGCATCAATGGGACAGGAGAACGAAGCAGAACAGCGGCGTCAGATCTTTAGGCCCTATCAGGTGAATCGCCAGCTGCTCTCCCGGGCAAAGCCCGAAACCAAGGTCCTGCACTGTCTGCCTGCACACCGGGGCGAGGAGATCACCGACGAGGTCCTGGACGGACCGCAGTCGGTCGTGCTTGATCAGGCGGAAAACCGGCTCCACATCCAGCGGGCGATTCTCGCCCGGCTGCTGAAAAATGGCTGA
- the hslU gene encoding ATP-dependent protease ATPase subunit HslU, whose protein sequence is MDIISPEEGLSGELIPVTPERALTPSQIVAELDRYIIGQEKAKKAVAIALRNRWRRSRIPDRLRDEILPNNIILIGPTGVGKTEIARRLARLAQAPFVKVEASKFTEVGYVGRDVDSMIRDLMEIGVNMVRAEKTREVQARAEALAEEKLLKLLLGEEGFRSPEARHRLREKLRAGELDSQLVEIKTTSQQFPFPDALAQLGGEEILIQLQDILGPAMPKQTRRRKLTVAEARRVLTQEEAQKLIDMEEVISEAKTRVEQSGIVFIDEIDKVVSATPSPSGPDVSREGVQRDLLPVVEGSSVLTKYGMIRTDHILFIAAGAFHKVKPADMIPELQGRFPIRVELSSLTARDFVRILTEPENALIKQYTALLATEGVKLTFTREAIRSIAEIAFQVNSETENIGARRLHTVMTTLLEDILFALPDKKTERVRITAGYVERKLKDIVANRDLSRYIL, encoded by the coding sequence ATGGATATCATTTCGCCGGAAGAAGGTCTGAGCGGTGAACTGATTCCGGTCACACCGGAGCGGGCGCTCACCCCGAGCCAGATTGTTGCCGAACTGGACCGCTACATCATTGGTCAGGAGAAGGCAAAGAAGGCGGTGGCGATCGCCCTGCGCAACCGCTGGCGCCGGAGCCGGATTCCGGACCGGCTGCGGGATGAGATTCTGCCCAACAACATCATCCTGATCGGACCGACCGGCGTCGGCAAGACCGAGATCGCCCGACGTCTCGCCCGGCTCGCTCAGGCACCGTTTGTCAAGGTTGAAGCCTCCAAGTTCACCGAGGTCGGCTATGTCGGCCGGGATGTCGACTCGATGATCCGGGACCTGATGGAGATCGGGGTCAATATGGTCAGGGCGGAGAAGACTCGAGAGGTGCAGGCACGGGCTGAGGCGCTTGCTGAGGAGAAGCTGCTGAAACTGCTCCTCGGCGAGGAGGGGTTCCGTTCACCGGAAGCCCGGCACCGGCTTCGGGAGAAACTGCGCGCCGGTGAGCTGGACAGCCAGCTGGTCGAGATTAAAACCACCAGCCAGCAGTTTCCCTTTCCTGATGCCCTTGCCCAGCTCGGCGGTGAAGAGATTCTGATTCAGCTCCAGGACATCCTCGGTCCGGCGATGCCCAAACAGACCCGCCGGCGCAAACTGACCGTTGCCGAAGCCCGGCGCGTGCTGACTCAGGAGGAGGCACAGAAGCTGATTGATATGGAGGAGGTGATCAGCGAGGCGAAGACCCGGGTGGAGCAGAGCGGGATTGTGTTTATTGATGAGATTGACAAGGTGGTCAGCGCCACACCCTCGCCGAGCGGTCCGGATGTGTCGCGCGAAGGGGTGCAGCGTGACCTCCTGCCGGTGGTTGAGGGTTCAAGCGTCCTGACCAAATACGGCATGATCCGGACCGACCACATCCTCTTCATCGCCGCCGGCGCCTTTCACAAGGTCAAGCCCGCAGACATGATCCCGGAACTGCAGGGCAGGTTTCCAATCCGGGTTGAGCTTTCATCCCTGACCGCCCGGGACTTTGTCCGGATTCTGACCGAACCGGAAAACGCCCTGATCAAGCAGTATACCGCCCTGCTGGCGACCGAAGGGGTGAAGCTGACCTTCACCCGTGAGGCGATCCGCAGCATCGCCGAGATCGCCTTTCAGGTGAACTCCGAGACCGAAAACATCGGCGCCCGGCGTCTGCACACGGTGATGACCACCCTGCTTGAGGACATCCTCTTCGCCCTGCCGGACAAAAAGACCGAACGGGTGCGGATCACCGCCGGCTATGTTGAGCGCAAGCTCAAGGACATAGTTGCCAACCGGGATCTGAGCCGGTATATTTTATAA
- a CDS encoding queuosine precursor transporter, translating to MTQTAESQFRTERALAGVALVTAAYIAAQILSDIASLRIVYLFGFSIDAGTLIYPFTFTLRDLVHKTAGIRVARRVIVAAGVINLVMAGLFWLVARLPPDLQVGPQLEFGMVLSPVWRIVIASIIAEVASELVDGEVYQLWVNRMGMRHQWLRVLVSNSVSVPLDSALFCSLAFIGRMPFAVVVSIFWANVILKGVVTLVSLPMIYLVRERRAG from the coding sequence TTGACCCAGACCGCAGAGAGTCAGTTCCGGACTGAGCGGGCGCTTGCCGGGGTGGCGCTCGTGACCGCCGCCTATATCGCTGCCCAGATCCTTTCCGACATCGCCAGCCTGCGGATTGTCTATCTTTTCGGCTTCAGCATTGATGCCGGCACACTGATCTACCCCTTCACCTTTACCCTGCGGGATCTGGTGCACAAGACCGCGGGCATCAGGGTGGCGCGGCGGGTGATTGTCGCCGCCGGTGTGATTAATCTCGTGATGGCCGGTCTGTTCTGGCTGGTTGCCCGGCTGCCGCCGGATCTGCAGGTCGGACCTCAACTGGAGTTCGGGATGGTGCTGTCACCGGTGTGGCGGATTGTGATTGCATCAATTATTGCGGAGGTGGCGTCGGAGCTGGTTGACGGTGAAGTCTATCAGCTCTGGGTCAACCGGATGGGGATGCGGCACCAGTGGCTGCGGGTGCTGGTGTCCAACAGTGTCAGCGTGCCGCTCGATTCGGCGCTGTTCTGCTCCCTTGCCTTTATCGGCAGGATGCCGTTTGCGGTTGTGGTGAGCATCTTCTGGGCAAATGTGATTCTCAAAGGGGTGGTCACGCTCGTTTCCCTGCCGATGATTTATCTGGTGCGGGAGCGGCGGGCAGGGTGA